TTAAGAGAGAAATCAATTTATACAATGCCTTCAACTTCCTGGCTTTTCGCAGGAAAGAAGTTATGAGACCCCCTGGTAGGCCATTATCATTCAGAAATATATTTTGCCTCCGTTTCCTTTTTCGGATGTGGCATTTCAGAGATGTCATAAGGTAATCTGAGAGCATACCTATACTTAAATTTCCATATAATCGGAAGCACCATGTCATCCATCTGCAGTATCAGAGGATCCCCTTGCACCAATGGTGGAAGACCAGCCTCAGCATCCTTCTGCAGAAGATTGAGCAGACAGTTACATTACAAAACATAGTTGACAAAGTGCCCTGGCTCCCCAGAATAATAGGATAGATAATGTCAAGTGATAGAATATACCTTGGGAAGTACAATTCGCCCAGAATTTGCGACATCACTCTTTGTCAACTCCTTGCGCAAAATGACTTGGTACTCTCCAGAATGGAACTTCTGAAAGTCATGTGTGTTCCATGCACACAGTGACACAGGAAGGAAAATAACTTGTTAATTACGAGAGAAGTATTTGTCTAACTACTGTAGCAACCGAATTCAAACCATTTATTCTTTTTCCGATGAACTTATCAAATGCAGATTCGACAGAAGCGAAGAATATGCGCAATAAAAAAAAAGACATGGAGAGTGTGTTAGATGTATCACGTTACTCACGGAAGCGCAACCTTCATGGCCCTGCTTCGACTCAGGAAGAGTGCCAACTGTGTCACAATGAACTTCGCCACTGTTTCTAGTGTCCATTTCATCACTGCTTCTAACTACTGCAGGCAAATCCTGTGTATCATACATCAGAGCAGAAGTAAAAAATTAGGAAGGGTAATGAAATCAATAAAGTTAATCATAACCCTGAAGGttcatatctatctatctatacctCTGAATTCTCAGGTTCTTTGGCAGATATAGATCCTTCCATGGGAGTCATGTGGGCACAAATATTTGGTCCAAGGGACATTGTAGTGAAAGAGTCAAACCCAAGGCTGGATGCACAACCTGTTGTTTCCAAAGAATATGAAGAATTTAGCCGAGGCGGAGGAGGGATTGTGAAAGATTGGTTCTGCATCAGAGGATAACAATCGGGACATGCTGACTGTTGCAACGCACCAGATTAGTTGGCCCATGCTTAAATCAATGTGGATATCGGTTAATGCTACATTGGATTCTAATATATGTACCATGCAACCACATATAACAGTATAATGATACAGAAATGAACTGCCAGCTTACACTACATGCTTGAAGGCCAGAAGGACATtaaaaacaaagaagaagacaaaatcAAACTTACTAGTTGCAGCAAGCTACAGTTATGCCTGTGAACgtgaaaggaatgaaaagaaagcaaagcatattTTCACTCTGAGTTTGCGAAATGACTTATATATTTTACATGGTCCCATGAGAGTTTTCGTTTTCGATCGAATTTAAGCACGGTGATATATATAAGTTAAGAAAGGGAATTTGCAGTAGGAGAGTGATGGAAAGCAGGAGATGTACCTGAATCCTTATCCGGGATGTGGGTATGGCGCAATGGGTTGGGATTCTCCTCATGTTGTGTAGGGTAAGTAGAGCAGGATACATTCTTGTTAAGCATGAAATGGGTCCACAGGGTATAAGGCTGGGACAGGTTGTAATGGAAGGGTGTATTGGTGGTAGCAGGGGCGGGCTGTGCGGCAACGGCGGCGAAGGCACTGTTGGACGGGCTCCAATCGGTGAAACCTCTTGGAGGCTGAGAGTGGGGAGCGGCATTGACATTGTGTGTGGAGGAGGCATCAGCATCAGCTCCAGGTCCAGGTCCTGCAGCATAGGGTTTGGGGTGAGGAACAAGAATTGGAATCATTTGTCATttgtatgcaaaaaaaaaaaaaaggattaaCTGATGGAAGTAAGAGCTGTACATTCAGTGGATTAGGCTTAGATTCTGATATTACTCTACTCTACCTACTGTAATAAATTATAGATCAGCAGCAGCAGTGGACAGTGGAGGTGGAACAGGAATTGTCCCGTGCAAAATTAAGCAGCAGTGTGGTGTGTGGCCGGGATTGCAAAATTGAATGGTACTCTATCTATATATTTATTCCAGGTgccctccctccgtccctaatcCATCCAAACACCCGGTCCATATTATCCATCCCCCGTTGAGGAAGGAAGGGAAATGGAGGAGAATGAGGAGGGAGGGGGGAAGAGAGAGTGACTGACCGGCGGCGGGCGCTCctgctcccgctcccgctcccgcgtGGAGAGGCAGGTGGAAGGGAAGGGGAAAGGGGTGCAGGCCCTGGCTGGGGTTCTGCACGGCGGCGAGGAGCGCCTGGTAGTGGTACTGGTGGTGCGGgcccccgccgccgtcgccgtcgccgtcggctCCTCCCATCTGCCCCATTACCCCCCTGATTCTGGCCTCCGGAAGGGCaaagggagggagaggagggggaggatgCGAGGTGGAGAAGGGAATGGTGGGAACAGATGGATGTGGTCGTCCGCAACCCACTCACTCACTGATGTGATGAGAGTCACGAGCtgctctcttcctcctcctcatctaCCCGTCCCGTCTCGTCTCCACCTGGGCTAGCAGCCTACCACTAGCACTCTCCTACCTGGCAGCAGCTGCTGCACGCTCTCGACGGAGGGAGGCTACGCAAGAAGGAAAGGACCAgagtgcctgcctgcctgcctgccagaTTCTCTCTCTCTCCACTTCACCCCCACAGCAGTCCCCACCGCACCCACCTGCAGCGCAGAACAGGACCGCTGGTCCTGCAATGGCTCTTGCTACCCCCCttcccctttctcttctctctctaGTCTCTACACGCGcactgatgctgatgctgaagcCTCCTCCTTTCCttgcttttctttttctcctcCGACTTTCGTCTCTGGCTGGATCGgcacaaaaagaagaaaaaaacaaaggAACGAAAATATCCTGGCAGGATTTTGCACCTTCAATTACAGTATTTATTTATCTCTCCCTTTATTTCTTTCCCCAATTTTTATACCATTGTTTCTTATTGGACTAGTCATTCGGACCCAAATTTTCATTCATAAATGAAGTATTTTATCATTATAGGAAGTTTCAAACACTTTTATCTTTTTTCTAAAAGCATATGATGCTAGTAATAAAGTGTATTCTGCTATAGCACCTCCAATTGTTCAAAAAAAAAGCACAATTATTAAATCTATGAGTTTTCCAAATGGCTAAAAAAAGTTGAGGTCATATTTGTTGGTCGGTCTACAACGATTTCCAAAATCtcctcctaaaatatagaagacaattttgcaTCAGAAATACCGGACTATTTTAAATCATTCTAGTAGCTTTATATTTTTTGTTCTCTTTTATATTTGCATTAGGAACCCTattctactctttattctttcccaCGTTCTTACATATAGGCGTGTATATATTTTCGTGCGATTGGGTCAATTTCTCGAGTGCAAAAGATTGAGAGTTGAGATAGAGTTGTTCGAGAGTAGTTTTTTCAATTTTGCTAAAAATAATCTGAGGGTGGGTTCTAaaaactcttgaagatgctcatACACCTAATAAAAAAATGCAGCAGTATTTGTGCCGATGCCACGTAAACCAGAGCAAAAGATAGTATATTCTAAAaatcattattattattttagAATTTACAAGTATGTGTGTATATAAATCTACACTTACAAGCGAATTATTTGCAAACTAAATAATACAAAAGTAATTGATGTCTTAGGTTTTTAAGGTATGACCAAATTGTGTCATAAATAATATGCTTTTGTGACCGGATAGGGTATTTTTAGACATAAAGTAAACTTTTGTTTTCCTATAGTAGTCAATCTTGAAATAACAAAATGCACCGACCATGGCATTACAATTTACAAGTCGATGTATTGTAAAATCTAAATAACAAATAAACAATCAAAATATCTTTCATATAAGTAATTTTTATTGAGGATAGCGTCCTATTTCAATATCTTAGCATTATCTAAACTAGTTACTACCCTGCAGTAAACATAGAGCTAAAATTGAGATAGTGAAAACCTTCCATAAGATTATAACAAGGTTATGACTCTACGACTCTGGCTTTTAACAACTTTGATCTTGTGTACTATGCCTGCCATCAAGTGCTTCATAGCGCAGCTCATCAATATTTTCTGGGGTTACGAAATTTCTTTTGGATGCATGTTAAACTAAGAGAATTAAATGTTTTGATAATATGTTTGTGAAATGCTGATTTGGAGCTAGTgtattgtttgtttgtttgttgctAATGCTAATGTAACTTAAGCAACGGTGCTACTAGTAGTACCCTTAACATGTTGGATTAAGGTACTCAGATTGGTGTGCACTTGCAACTCATCAGTTAAGACTAATGTCAAATGCAAATACAGCTCAAATTCAAAGAGATTGCCCAGCCACAGAGCAGCAGATCAACCCCTTTGCTCTTTTTTTTTCATCCACTCAAACAAAGCAACATGAGCCATGACCTTCAAATCTAGGGGCTAGAGCAAAGAAGCTACAGCCACCATGGTCAGGGGCAGGGATACAGATACAATTAGCCAACTAGCCATGAATCTAATATATAAATCCAGAAAAGAATCTAAGCATTGAGCACATGTGTTGGATAGAGATGGAAGCAGACAGAACTGCATTGTAGAATACTAGTTCATCACTCATGTAGCAACATTAGCTAGCAATGCTTCTGAATTCATTCAGAGAATGGATAGTCACTGACTGCAAGGTACTGAAATCAACACGCCACATTCCCTACACTACACTAGTGATGCTACGACTAGAATCCATCCGATCCCCCTTCCCTCTCGCCTAGCAAGACACATCTGCCAGCCATTTACAGAAATGGACAAGAACAGCTCGCCTCGCACATCTACATGCCATCATCCAGGTCATCATCCAACTCGTTCTGCTCATCCACATCTTCCTGGTCGCCggcgtcatcctcatcctcgtcatgAGCCTTGTGCCTGATGCGCTTCTTTGCCGGCTGATCCACCTCCTGGTCCCCATCCTTGTCATCTGCCTTGGCTTTCTTCTTGGCAACATTGTTCTCCTGCATCACAAGTCGAACACCGAATCAGGGAAATATGCTTCAGATAGTAGTAGCAGGCTGAAACACATGACCATGTCCAGCAAGGGAGGGGAAGGCAGAGAAGAGAAGATGGACTTACACCACTGCCCTCGCCATTCTCGGCTTGAGCCTTGAGCTCCGCGGCCTTTTCAATGTAAGGCTTCTTCTCCTGATCCAGAAAAATGAACAACAGAGCATGAATGATGAGCAAGACAGTCAAGGAATTCAGAACAGAAAAAAAGAGAAACAGAGTGGACTGACTTCGTCTGTCATGGACCTCCACTTCTCCCCTGCTTCCTTTGAAGCCTTCAATCAACAGGTAGATAAATTGATTCATTCAGTCAACCAGTCAATAAGATTAGCGGAGCAACAAATGAAAGAAGAAATTGGGTGGGATGAAGGAAAAGAAATGGAATGCAGGGCGTGGAGAAAAGCACATACTGTGGCGACACTCTTGTTGTCAGGATTTGCGGCCTTGAACTCCTTCCTGAAGTCGTTCCTGAAATAAATCGACATGGGATTGTCATCCACAGGTACTCCTAACTGTAGCCAGAGGGAGGAAGAAAGACGTGCGTGCGTCGCAATCGCATTGCATACATGAAG
This DNA window, taken from Miscanthus floridulus cultivar M001 chromosome 13, ASM1932011v1, whole genome shotgun sequence, encodes the following:
- the LOC136501938 gene encoding high mobility group B protein 7-like, yielding MAGGKSSGNAARSRKRVEATVLKRSRDGSAFTRCEACNKDVPVVLIDMHSCSVDKQIRMTLEAQVVEKTVEVAKAADRKKSAAKGQGGGGNKDAKRKRSPTAFFLFMNDFRKEFKAANPDNKSVATASKEAGEKWRSMTDEEKKPYIEKAAELKAQAENGEGSGENNVAKKKAKADDKDGDQEVDQPAKKRIRHKAHDEDEDDAGDQEDVDEQNELDDDLDDGM
- the LOC136500493 gene encoding B3 domain-containing protein IDEF1-like isoform X2, with translation MGQMGGADGDGDGGGGPHHQYHYQALLAAVQNPSQGLHPFPLPFHLPLHAGAGAGAGAPAAGPGPGADADASSTHNVNAAPHSQPPRGFTDWSPSNSAFAAVAAQPAPATTNTPFHYNLSQPYTLWTHFMLNKNVSCSTYPTQHEENPNPLRHTHIPDKDSGCASSLGFDSFTTMSLGPNICAHMTPMEGSISAKEPENSEDLPAVVRSSDEMDTRNSGEVHCDTVGTLPESKQGHEGCASKFHSGEYQVILRKELTKSDVANSGRIVLPKKDAEAGLPPLVQGDPLILQMDDMVLPIIWKFKYRFWPNNKSRMYILEAAGEFVKTHGLQAGDALIIYKNSEPGKFIIRGEKSIQQTNP
- the LOC136500493 gene encoding B3 domain-containing protein IDEF1-like isoform X1, producing the protein MGQMGGADGDGDGGGGPHHQYHYQALLAAVQNPSQGLHPFPLPFHLPLHAGAGAGAGAPAAGPGPGADADASSTHNVNAAPHSQPPRGFTDWSPSNSAFAAVAAQPAPATTNTPFHYNLSQPYTLWTHFMLNKNVSCSTYPTQHEENPNPLRHTHIPDKDSGCASSLGFDSFTTMSLGPNICAHMTPMEGSISAKEPENSEDLPAVVRSSDEMDTRNSGEVHCDTVGTLPESKQGHEGCASVSNKFHSGEYQVILRKELTKSDVANSGRIVLPKKDAEAGLPPLVQGDPLILQMDDMVLPIIWKFKYRFWPNNKSRMYILEAAGEFVKTHGLQAGDALIIYKNSEPGKFIIRGEKSIQQTNP